The DNA region TGTCTTGTGCTAAATCTTCACAAAGCTCCCTGCACAAAGAAAACTGCTCCTCAGCTGTATTGAGCTCTCTGAATGTCCTGTAGGAAAACAATGTCACAATAAAGGAAATATGAGTTCAGAGGCCAGATGccaaaagaataaattaaatccTGTCAGGGTCAATttatgcctttttaaaaaacCAACCTCTCTGTGCTcatgctttttctttcttcgtGCCTGAAAGCAAAGACCATGAGAGTTACCTCTATTTCTGAAATTTTCTTTTGCTTTAATCGGTTGTGTTGAGTTTGATCAAATAAACAGACATTACCTTTGTATATATGTGGAGCCTAGACCCATGGAAACCTGCAGGAGATGGTGCCAGGCCGTCTCAGAGAACAACAATGACAGCAGCACCATCTGCTGTCTAAGGTGAGAACAGCTACTGACGCAGAGAGCATTCAGCATCTTCTCACTCACCTTCCCGACCCCAGACACCTGAAGGAAAACccaaaaacatttccactatTTTTGAATATtcacacagatttttctttcaACCACCTTTTCCCCATCAGAAGCACATCATTAATCACAAAAACTCATGATTACATTCTAACAGCTTTCCATAATTATTTATCGGCAACCCCACAAGGCTCTGtttatgttttagtttgagCAACCAATGTGCACTGTACTTTGCGAATCGGAAGATTCTGGATGAAGTCCATGACCGCCGCTCTGGTGGACGGGAGTCTGTACTGGCCGTTGGGCTTGTTCATGTCACTGCACACCTTGGCAAGCATCATGTTTGGAGCGATGCCTAGGGAGAGGGAGTAATGTGACTGAGAggtgtgtttgcagatgaacagctggtaaaacatGTGCATAATGTTGATCATAATTCTAAACATCAAGACAGACTttgcacattttattattatcgtTGAgcagttttgttgttgttaagaATGAGTTACACAGAGTTTCCGCGGGGACATAAAAAGTCGTAATTCAGTAATATAAATAGGccataaatatattaaaatagtaGGTACTTGGTCTTAAATGTGTTTAGGTATGTCTGTTAAAGATAAGGACAATATTTTGGTAGTACGCACAGTttactgtctctctgtgttatAGTTCTTTCTCAGTGATACAGATATTAGCATGCTGTAATAGACTACAAAAATGACCATTGTAGAACTGATAACTGATAGTCTATTAACATCCCGGTCAGAATTGATCGCAGTGCCCTCAGCGTGACTGTGGTAAATTAAAGACTATGGATACCGACTGTATCTGCTTGTAGTTTGCGGTGTATTGAGATTTATTCTCGACCAGGATACTTCCCTGTATCTTCAATTATGGGGAAGTGTAAAGATTAATTCTGGGACTTTGATATTCCTTCAAATCTGTCGTATTTGACATTGGTCCTAAATTGTGTTCAAAATGGTAGAACTCAAAGAGAAAAGCAAAATGATCAAAAATAACATGGCACTGTTGAGTAAGAGGAGGTGATGCATACAAACGTGATATCGACTAATTCATCTATaacataattataattaaagAGAAACAATAAAGGATGCAGTTTTAACAATCACACCTGATTTGTTTCCCCCTCACCTGCACTGGCAGTCAGCATCGTCTTCTGCTCAATGCGGAAGCGCATCTCTCTCACAGCTTCCTCGACAGACGTCCCAAACACCTCGaaagcaccaccaccaccaccagcagcagcagcaccaccaccaccaccagcagcagcagcagcgtcagaGCCCAGCAAGCAGGGAGAGGAGCTAGGGCTGTCCTCAAACAGCACTGGAGACAGGTCGATCACCTCTGGAGTTGCCTCTCGGTGAAACTCAATCTGATCTTCACCTTTTAACAGAAGAGAAATAATTTCATACAATAATCAGATGAAATGCAAAAAGGTGTTCTATCAAATTgtctaaaaaatacaaataaaaaaacgatCACACCATATAATAATTCCGTATAATTAAGTCCTGCCTGTGGTAGTGCTGGTGTCGCGGAAGCGATGTGTACGAGAGGAGTCCGGCCAGCTCTGCCTCTGGTCCAGATGGTCTGTAAAATCCAGATAGGCTTCATCCAGGCTCATTGGCTGGAAGTGAGGGTCATAGTCGGCAAAAATCTGCCGGATCTAACAGAGGGAAACACATTCATGAGCACCTGTTAGTTTGAGCAAGAAGCCACAAAGGGCTGCATAGAGCTGTttgtgagcttgtgtgtgtgtgtgtgtgtgtgtgtgtgttgtggcatTGCTCTTACCTCCTCACTCACAGCTCTGTATTTTTCAAAGTTGGTTGGAACAATGACTAAGTTAGGGCAGAGTTTTTTTGCAATGAAGCCGGGCATAGCAGCTCGGACCCCGTACTTCCTGGCATGGTAGTTAGATGTTGACTGAAAAAGAAAGGGTGAGATCCAAATAAAGCACTTTTACATAGGGAAGGCAAACTGGTGCAAAACTCTTGTTTGAATGTTAAATTTGGTTACGTTTGAAATCAATGATCTAGAATTTTACAGTATTATATTCTGAACTTAATTCAACATATTAAGAATTAAGTAAGTGATGATAACTTATTCCCACAAAGTAATGTTTATAACTTATGGTTTGAAGATCAATGATGATGGAGTAAATATTTCCACCATGATGATAGTTCCTGCTTGTTATGAATTGCAGTTTATATTTAACAATTACCATTTCTCCCCTGACCTGCTTGTGTTGCTAAATGAGTTCTGGACATGTTCAATACCTGGTGCACCTATACAGACAGCCAAAACTGAAATTAATGTCATAATACAGTTCATTTCCCTGGTAATATATCAACCTACCAACATGTTCATGGATCCTACACCCATGGGTTTCTCCTTCAGCTCAGGACAGTCTCTCATCTCCACAGCAGCATAGAAAGCGTCCATGTCCACATGCACAATCGCACGGCCTAGATCACGACCCGTCTCCAGCGCTGAGGCCATCCTGTCCACCTGCACCGAGAGATTTGATCACAAACACTGAAAGCGTGATGTTTGAAATGTAGCCTTTACACCTGATCACATTTGTCTACCTATGTgttataaataacaataaaagtaaCCAAAGCCACCAGCTCCAGGCCGTAACATGTCTTACTTGAGCTTGAGCCGTCTTTAGCTGCTGATCTGTGATCTGTGCCTTTTGAAGCATCATTTTCTCAATGCGCTGGTtcacctgctgctctctcttcCGCTCATTCTCATAAAACCTCGATCCCTGCAGCAGAACGACAAGGACAACACAGAGTTACAGGAATTACAGatcctgcagcacagacacagtgaAGCTTCAGTGTTCCAGGACTGTGTCATCACACTGGGGATATGGGAGTTTCACACAAGGCTGGACACAATCTGTAACAGTGGACATCACATGTCTTCCACAGCTCACGAGAGCCTGGTTTGTACTTTTCTACACATACCTAAGTTAAGAATGATGGTGGTAGCACAAGTGAGTATGTGTTGATCACTGGGAGTATGTGTGTTTGGACGAACTGAACAAGTGACTCTGACTTGTCTGAGTTTACCTTGGACGACTCCATGATGATCTTGTTGATCTTGTCCCGGTCCAGACCCTCCATACCAGCCTTGTTGTCGTTGAGAGCCATTCTGGAGAGGAAGCCCTCTCCTTTGGAGAACTCGACCCCATTCTCCATCCTgaagaaatgtctttaaatgtaaaaacagtCGTTTTTTGGCCGGTATGGTCCAATGAACATCGATCTTAACTCTCTTCTAAAGTTAGCAGATAAAGCTGTAAGACAACGTAGCACTGTTTCCCATCATATGAGCGCCTTCTCCAGCTCGATCCAATAACCATCAGTATATAAAATCAacaatttgtatatatatatatctatcagCTGTCTAACAGTGGATCTCCTGAGTCTGTCTGACGATTGTGTCCCTACATGTTTTGAAACCGTTTGAAACGGACTGCACTTCCGCATAGTGTCGTCACCAACGGAAGAGGCGGGGCTTATTTGAATGactctctctatatataaatatagtatataagtagtatataatatatatatatgaataatttaatgttaaagATGGTTTTGTGCTGAACGTGCGTTTGATATGACACCGTGCCATCTAGAGAAGTTTTacaaaatcaaattaatttccTTCAAATGAAGCAAGTAATATAGCCCAACATGAACATGGTCCACTGAAATAAAGTTGCtccaatttattttgttttattttattttattaaacagaTTCTATTTACAAACTCGAGCAGCTTGTATTTACCAGCACTGTTTAGGCCAGAGGACGAGCTACAGAAAACACAATAGGACTCTGTGATTGAATTTGCGATCCCTTCAGGGCATTTCTTTATTACGTTTGACTTCACGCAGCTTTCCCATTGAAACACGTGATCTTGAAGTGAGTTCCTTTAAGAGCAAATGTGTGTTTAGGCTCAGGTactgaccctgtgtgtgtgtgtgtgtgtgagtgaggtgTAATTTCATTGCTGAATCATTGTTACTGTGAATAATCTTGCTATTAATATCCACATTCAAATGTAGAGTTTAAGTTAAAGTGGGAATTTGCCCGACACGCAGTGCTATTtgccatttatctatctatagaCCTAAAACATTCAAATGTGTACAGTGCTTTCTAATGTACAGAGTACAAAAACTAGCACATAATACATTACTACATTGAGGATTTGTATTAAAATAGTGTGTAAAGACactaaataaacattaacagTCAATGCAGGAAAAATGTCAGATAATACCTTGTGTGGTGTtgctacttttacttttgtaaaGGACATTTTCAGAAGACTTTTGAATATGGTTGAAAACTCAGGAAAAAGATAGTAATTGGAGCTTGAGTTCAGACTGGATTACCAGCGCaacaatatgaaatgaaatcagtCAGACTCctgtattttatgttatttctgGATATTTGTAAGTGTGTTGAAAGACTGATAGAGACAGACTGCgataaaacaatacatttattatttgtaatatgAAATATGACATTTAAAGGAATTGGTTATTTACACTTGAAATGACTGATGGACATGATACAATATAACTACATGAATCAATAATTAAAAAGATATCTTATCttcataataaaatgaaatggaaaagaaatgATACATGATAATTATATCCAACAATGCGAGGGAATAGTTTTTTCACTCTGCCTCTTTAGtaagaaaagagcagcagagatttTTCCTTCACCAGTGAGTGAAGGGACGGACTCAGCCGAGCctttttagactttttaaacttttgtgtCTTGGCCTTGAGGTCCATGTTCTTCTGCTTTGTACTGgtgacagcaggaggagtcacagcATCTGGTGGGATGGTGGGTACTTGAGAGAGACCCTCATCACCCAGGACCACAGCaggctcagcaggaggagtcacaggaggagctggtggtggaggagtgaaTGCTGACTCTTGATGAGGCTCCTGCTTCACCTCTTCAGCAACAGTGTTTGGCTCCTTTGTTGAAATCCGTGGCTGAAACAGCTCACAAATTTTATTTGATGCGATTGTGATGATGGACTTCATCAGATCTACTGcaaagcagctgatcttctccaTCAGGACGGGGGGAGGGAAGCTCCGTCTAACACTGTCCTGGATCAACTGGACCAGTTTGTCCCTGGTGGAGCGGGTGAAGCTGACTTCAAGGAGCAGTGAGGGCAGAAGTTTGGAGACCTTGTCCTCAACTGCTTTGGTCAGGCTAACAGCCAGAACACTGAGGTGCTGGGACGGCATGTTCAGGCAGGTGTCTTCAGGAGGCAGCCAGAAGCCCTGAAGGACCTTAGGCACCACCTCCAGCACCACCTCTGGTGGGCCCAGGTGTTTGGAGgtgatgagctgctgctgctgctccttcaggatGCTGGAGAACTCCTGAGCCAAACTGATGATGCTGGGATCTCTGTAGGTTACAGTCATTGAAAGTTTGTGTTAACACAACTTCACAACAGcgcaaacacaaaacaaccactgcAGAGTAAACTAATAAAAAGTATGGAGGACCgatgtattcacacacacacacacagacacaaagacacagggaaattaatttgtgtgaaaTATGACAAAACTCACCTGAACATAGGAGGCCTGGTCTTTTGGGACTTGAGGAACTGCCGTGCCTCAAACTCAATGTCCCTCTTCTTCAAACTGTTGCTCACCTCCCAGACCAGACACAAGGAAAGAGGATGTGATGAGAAGATTGGACGACTTTACAGAAGAAATCAAGAGTCATTTAACAATTTAGGCCAAACTCCTGTGATGTCTTCTCAGGACTGTGTACTCACCAGATTGTACAGATTGAGCAGGGGGAGGGACTCAGGGTTATCGTAGGGCTCCAGATGAAACTCCCAAAgccttcacaaagaaagaaaacacaaggttcatgtctactgctcctcttcctcacaaacacactggtgtGACATGAGCAAAGTTGAGGTCAAGTGTAgtactggactgtgtgtgtgtgtgtgtgtgtgtgtgtgtgtttatatgtgtgtgtttgtgtgtgtgcgtgtgtgtgcgtgcttgtgattgtgtgtcatTAACTTACTGCACTCTCGAGCTTTTGCACCGATCCTCGATCAGATTCATCATGTCTTCACCAGACACTGATGACGGGAGCTGATTGTTCTTCTGAAGTCTCAGCAGCTCAGTCATAACTGCAGTCTACACAACAGAAGAAAGGTCAAACGTCTTATATATAAATCTTAgtttttatgtataaataacGGACAAGGATTATTTAAGTGACTTCATTTTGATGCAGACTGGAAACTACAATGGGTCTTACTCACCTCGACAATTTAGGAGTTGGTGTGCCAGCAGCACTGCTGGGAAACCTCATAAATGGGCGTTTGAAACAATTCCTGTAATGAAATAAGAGAATATCATTCTACTTGATGGGCTTGTAGATGCCTTCTGCGGCGTCGGATTTCTCCattgttgtcttcatgttgtttATGACAGGATTCACAGTATCTGGTGGGATGGTGGGTACTTGAGAGAGACCCTCACCACCCAGGACCACAGCaggctcagcaggaggagtcacaggaggagctggtggtggaggagtgaaTGCTGACTCCTCATGAGGCTCCTGCTTCACCTCTTCAGCAACAGTGTTTGGCTTCTTTGTTGAAATCTGTGGCTGAAACAGCTCACAGATGTTATTTGATGCGATGGTGGTGATGGACTTCATCAGATCTACTGCAAAACAGCTGATCTTCTCCATCAGGACGGGGGGAGGAAAGATCCGTCTAACACTGTCCTGGATTGACTGGACCAGTTTGTCCCTGGTGGAGCGGGTGAAGCTAACTTCAGGGAGCAGTGAGGGCAAAAGTTTGGAGACCTTGTCCTCAACTGCTTTGGTCAGGCTAACAGCCAGAACACTGAGGTGCTGGGACGGCATGTTCAGGCAGGTGTCTTCAGGAGGAAGCCAGAAGCCCTGAAGGACCTTAGGCACCACCTCCAGCACCACCTCTGGTGGGCCCAGGTGTTTGGAGGtgaggggctgctgctgctgctccttcaggatGCTGGAGAACTCCTGAGCCACACTGATGATGCTTGGATCTCTGTAGGTTACAGTCATTGAAAGTTTGTGTTAACAcaacttcacaaacacaaaacaaccactgcAAAGTAACCAATGATAAAAAGTATTGGAGGTGcgatgtatacacacacacacatacacacacacacacacacacacagggtaatAAATAGGGCAATTGTGACAAAACTCACCTGAACATAGGAGGCCTGGTCTTTGGGAACTTGAGGAACTGTCGTGCCTCAAACTCAATGTCCCTCTTCTTCAAACTGTTGCTCACCTCCCAGACCTGACACAAGGAAAGAGGACGTGATGAGAAGATTGGACGACTTTACAGAAGAAATCAAGAGTCATTTAACAATTTAGGCCAAACTCCTGTGATGTCTTCTCAGGAGTGTTTACTCACAAGATTGTACAGATTGAGCAGGGGGAGGGACTCAGGGTTATCGTAGGGCTTCAGATGAAACTCCCAAAGCCttgacaaagaaagaaaacacaaggttcatgtctactgctcctcttcctcacaaacacactggtgtGACATGAGCAGAGAGGTCAAAGTTAGAActggaccgtgtgtgtgtgtgtgtgcttgtgagtgtTTGTCACTAACTTACTGCACGGTCAGCCAGCTTTTGCACTGATCCTCGATCAGATTCATCATGTCTTCACCAGACACTGATGACGGGAGCTGATTGTTCTCCTGAAGTCTCAGCAGCTCAGTCAGAGCTGCAGTCTACACAACAGAAAATAGGTCaaatgtctttatatataaatcttagTTTTTACGTATAAATAAAGGACACATATTATTTTAGTGACTTCATTTTGCTGCAGACTAAAAACTACAGTGGGTCTTACTCACCTGTCTTATGTAGGCGATGCTGTTCCAGCAGCACAGCTGGGATATCTCATAACAAGGCGTTTGAAACAATTCCTGTAATGAAATAAGAGAATGTCATTCTACAGTTTCATATCCCAtttcacccacccccccaccccttcttTTCGACGGTTATTACTTGTAATATCtttgtttaatattaatttcAACGTATTATGGTCATTTATCACAACCTTTAAAAATGCCATAACATGCTAGCTAAAATGCTATCGTTAGCATGCTAGTTAAAATCGCTAGCTAGACCCTCTAAAAAAATCGCCATCATGCCAATGGTAGCGATTTCTCAAAGGTTATTGTTAAAACAAAGGAGGGGAAGGGCTAatgggtgaaatgggattggatCTACAGTTGAAACTACATATAATAATGTTTACGGTCCAacttcaacagaaaaaaaatgatcaCACATACCTCGATGGGCTTGTAGATGCCTTTTGGGTTGTCGGATTTCTCCAACTTTGTAGCCATGGTGTACATgacaatacaaaacaagcagAGAACGCAGAATGTccaaaaaactttaaatataaCGATAAACGGAGTCGTCCAACGCAGAGATAATCCAGACACAAGTGATGGTTGCAAGCGCAAGACGAAACCTAACTGGAGAGAGTCTGGTTCTGCCTGATGTCCTCAGAGATCAGAGGCAGCTAAGACACGCACGAATGACGTGAATGCTGTTTCCGTGGCAACCCGCCGAaagttgttatttaaaaatattcgAATGTTCCGTTTGATATCAATCAATTAATGACCATCTTCagaattatgttttattgtgttgtggAGTTAATgatattgtaacggactggtAACTAATTGTCAATGTTGATGGCTTACTTATAGAGTTCCGTTTAGTTATAAGGATTATTGTTTGAATAACTGAGTTTTACAGATTGTCCGTAAATACGTCAGTGTTTGGGCACGTGACACTGTTGTCAGTTGAAGCTACCAATGGCTGTGGTTGGGTGAGATGGTGTGCTTCTCATTGGCTGGGAGTCAGGGGTTTGTCCTCAGATTAGTGTGAGTGCGGGTGAAAGTGGGCTCAGAGCACAGactgtacagtatataatatttatatatttattaaaaaaatatatatatatattttgtcttGTCCATtaatatacaaaaacaaaccCAGATAAATTGAAACACTTAAATGTTGTTGGGAAGAAGTGTTCAAACCACGTTGCCAAACATAAAACCCAGAAGTGTTTTACATACACCACACCTGTGAAATTATtgattaatatatttaatattattataccAACATTACAAGTTGGCCACTGCAAGAAAATGTTAGTGCAGCATGAAGGTTGTTGATCAGAATTATATTGCTGTATTAATTGTATGTGCTGttgaataaatactgttttgttccATCCAGTCATCACGACCTCGCTTTGCAAGATAACAAGATGCATTGAACGGATAACAGTGGATGTTTAGCTTTGGTTCAGAAACCTCTGTGTGGCTGTACTGCTGTCTGTGTGAAAGGGAAAGACCGAGACATGAGTGATTAACGACAGCAAAGAAAGCAGACAACACCTACATCTAGAGGATGTGGTAAGTCACTGCACAACTGAACGGCTGTCAGATAGTCCAGGTCCGCTGACACAGGGTTACTGCAGGtttcaaccatagactgtatatggttTCAACAAGTCCAATTACAACTTTAGCATAATGCATAATAGAAAGTAGTTTAAATAGCATAATGAACTAAGTTTAAGACCTACGTCAAATAGATATGAAGGAAATTTataattgaagataaggtgATGTAGTCAAGTGTAGAAATGCCTCGTATTTCATGaactacaggcagagagagTAGGTATGTGCAGTACTTCCCACAGCCGGGCCTAGTGTGTATTTCAATCATCAGTTCCATGCTggtcttgtttgttgttttattacagcaTCCTAATACCTGGTACCACTGAGAAAGAGCtaacacatgaaaacattacaAACTATGTGGGTCTCTCAAACATTTCTCTGAAGAAACCGATTTCAAGTGCAACAGATGCAGCAGTAGATGAATGTTAAGATAACTAAGACCTACCTAAACACATTTGAGACCTGTAAagtaatattttaacatatttaaggACTAAAATTCAGACACGCTCATACAAagtgcagaggagaaaacacacacacacacacacacacacacacacacacacacacacacacacaaacacacacacacacacacacacaaacacacacacacacacaggaaaagaaTACTTAGACCTGGTGCACATcaatatattttctattcattttgcaactcatttgataaataaaagtgtgagttttcatggaaaacacgaaGTTGTCTGGGTGACTTTTGAACAGTAGTGTATATACTGAAAGGTAATCCGAACTTCATCCACCATTTGTATCAGGAAGAAGCTAGATATCACAAGATTAGCACATATCTTGTCAACTTTAGGAACTTGGTAATGTGTTTCCCATTAAACAGGGGataataatgaaatacattaaTTAAGGGGCGTATTAGGACTTCTTAAAATcagtttgaataaaacaaattgtcAATTAAAGCATTTGATATTAATATAACCTTCTCCACCTTTAACACACTCAAATCTGATTTCAAGTTGTTTACAGACCTACAGACACTTTTTAACGTGTCTTTTAACGTATTgtactgttttttaaaggtaAACTCCAAAGATGAATGTGCTGCCCCAGAGCTGGACAGGATTGGCAGTGACActgaggagggggggctggaCCTCAACCTCCCAATTCAACCAATCAGTATGTGGCCGACAAGAAGGAGATGCTACGGCAGTGTCTCCTCGTGGTGGGGGAGAAGAAGCTGCGGAAGATGCTGCCTGATGAGCTCAAGGTGAGGAAGGGATCTCAGAATATTAgcatgaagagaaaataaaaacatcactgttaaataaaaattatatcTGGGTTGTGGTGAATTTATTCCTACTTGTGTCAAACATATATCTTTTAAGTGATAAAGAATCAATGCAACATCCAATGATCAAGCAGCATTTGTCAACTAAAGCTCAGAGATGTATCATAACCTGCCTGAAAAATGGATCATCGTCATTTCAACGCAAACTTTCCGACATGTGGAGCTTGAGTTCAGACTGGGTTACCAGCGCaacaatatgaaatgaaatcagtCAGACACCTGTATTTTATGTTATTCCGGATATTTGTAAGTGTGTTGAAATCCGGTTTTAATTTatccatgttttcattttctgttgcaactcacaagaaaaagaaaaggactgATAGAGACAGACTGCgataaaacaatacatttattatttgtaatatgaaatatgacatttaaaggaatttgttatttacacttgAAATGACTGATGGACATGATACAATATAACTACGTGAATCAATAATTAAAAAGATATCTTATCTTCgtaataaaatgaaatggaaaagaaatgATACATGATAATTATATCCAACAATGCGAGGGAATAGTTTTTTCACCCCGCCTCTTTAGtaagaaaag from Limanda limanda chromosome 5, fLimLim1.1, whole genome shotgun sequence includes:
- the polk gene encoding DNA polymerase kappa, giving the protein MENGVEFSKGEGFLSRMALNDNKAGMEGLDRDKINKIIMESSKGSRFYENERKREQQVNQRIEKMMLQKAQITDQQLKTAQAQVDRMASALETGRDLGRAIVHVDMDAFYAAVEMRDCPELKEKPMGVGSMNMLSTSNYHARKYGVRAAMPGFIAKKLCPNLVIVPTNFEKYRAVSEEIRQIFADYDPHFQPMSLDEAYLDFTDHLDQRQSWPDSSRTHRFRDTSTTTGEDQIEFHREATPEVIDLSPVLFEDSPSSSPCLLGSDAAAAAGGGGGAAAAGGGGGAFEVFGTSVEEAVREMRFRIEQKTMLTASAGIAPNMMLAKVCSDMNKPNGQYRLPSTRAAVMDFIQNLPIRKVSGVGKVSEKMLNALCVSSCSHLRQQMVLLSLLFSETAWHHLLQVSMGLGSTYIQRHEERKSMSTERTFRELNTAEEQFSLCRELCEDLAQDMKKEDLKGKTVTLKLKNVNFEVKSRALTLSYAVATADDIFAVAKDLLKTEIENEIPQPLRLRLMGVRISAFVTSDDKKPRQRSIISFLQPGKTDSDGCVKVKQQKPEREDLSSGSVQTCTVDCCPPTQKQEEVPWQSKKRGLEGGQTGEKPQLSFFQRAHAKRLQLQVASSSTQVEGHRESPPVITSLESDGEDILEPSTNACTNSDSDLVEKDLEAKASTSDCGASVSKSFTCPVCFRQVETTDLNAFNRHIDQCLSGSSRKPNQSTDPDSESDSDLESNQKEREVKEKWREEREVRELEANTVDLQHQHSLKTDNSIQTVLSNIENKTAPSQQLCSVLMCPVCQLTQDTDDLTVFNRHVDLCLNQEVLNELGGRTSWPINPPSVTNGKATERGSLLPRQASKGKSKRQDCPSSPPSKKAKVSGPVNTIDRFFR
- the LOC133001537 gene encoding uncharacterized protein LOC133001537; the encoded protein is MFRDPSIISLAQEFSSILKEQQQQLITSKHLGPPEVVLEVVPKVLQGFWLPPEDTCLNMPSQHLSVLAVSLTKAVEDKVSKLLPSLLLEVSFTRSTRDKLVQLIQDSVRRSFPPPVLMEKISCFAVDLMKSIITIASNKICELFQPRISTKEPNTVAEEVKQEPHQESAFTPPPPAPPVTPPAEPAVVLGDEGLSQVPTIPPDAVTPPAVTSTKQKNMDLKAKTQKFKKSKKARLSPSLHSLVKEKSLLLFSY